ATCATATTACCTAGTGCGATGTAAGTTTGTTTACTTGCCCAGTCGAACAGGCTGCGTTCGTTGTCTAAAATACCAATATCTTGTTCTTGGAATTTTTTATACACCGCCATTGCTTTTTCACGAGCCTCGCCTTCTAAACCACGTCTATCCATAATTTCAGCAAAATATTGGCTATCAAAGCGAGCATTTTTCTTGGCTAAAATTACCACGATATGGCTTGAAGTTTCCATCGTTGGAATGCCCCAGCAATATGGCTTGATTGCTTGGCGGAGTTCTGGATTTTGTAACACGATAAACTGCCACGGTTCAGAACCAACCAAGCTTGGGCTTAAACGACCCAGTTCTAAAATATAGTTCATATCTTCAGCCGGGATTTTTTTATTACCATCGTAAGAACGGGTTGAAGCACGGTAGTGGAAGGCGTTTAACACGTCATCTTTGTTTAAAAAATTCATTTTGTTTCTCCGATAAAAATTAGTTTACATAAAGCCACGTTGATATTGGCGTGGTACAAATTGCATTGGACTGCCGTCAAATTGATTTTGCTGATATTGAGCGTTCAGCACCCAATTCGGATCACGCAATAATGCACGCCCAACGGCGATTAAGTCGGCATTTTCTAAGCCTAAAACGTGGTCGGCAACGGACGGATTGTCCAACATTCCCACCGCAATCACAGGTAAAGCGGTCGCTTTTTTGACTTTTTCTGCAAGGTAAACTTGATAGCCTGCGTAAAATTCCGGGTGGTTGCCTGCGTGAAGCACACCGTCGCCACCGCCACTCACATCAAGCACGTCCGCCCCAGCTGAGGCAAAACGTTTTGCCACTTCGACACCATAATCGCTATCAAAGCCGTCTTTACCGTACTCTTGTGCTGAAATTCGCACGATTAACGGCATCTCCGCCGGCATTACCGCTTTCGCTGCTTGAATAACTTGTTCACCGAATAGCATTGGATCTTTGCCGTATTCATCTGTGCGTTTATTTGATTTTGGCGAGTAGAATTGGTGGATTAAATAGCCGTGTGCGGCGTGAAGTTCAATCGTATCAAATCCTGCTGCTACGGCACGTTTTACTGAATTTTGGAATGCGACTACCAGCTCTTTGACTTCTTCTGTGGTTAATTCACGTGGGGTAATCAGGTTTTGCCCTGCATAATCTAATTCACCATAATGAATGGCTGAAGGTGCAACCGCATTTGGTTCGTCTTGAGCTTTACGCCCTGCGTGGGCGATTTGAATACCGATTTTTGTACCCTGAGCGTGAACGCTATCAACAAGGCGTTTAAATTCTGCTTGTTGCTCATCGTTCCACAAACCCAAGCAGTTCGGCGTGATACGCCCGTTCGGGGCAATATTGGTCATCTCAACAATAATCAAACCAACCCCACCAATCGCACGGCTGGTGTAATGCACAAAATGCCAATCGTTCGGCACGCCGTCAGTGGCGGAATATTGACACATCGGTGGCATCACCACACGGTTTTTCAGTTCAAGATTTTTGATTTTAAAAGGGGTGAATAATTTTCTAAATTTAGCCATTTTGGGATTCCTATGAAAAAACTGACAGAATGATAAGTAAAGGGGAATATCGTTTCAAATTGATTATTCTTATATGGAGATATAAGGAAGGATAATATATAAAAGCAAACAAGCGGTCAGAATTTCCCAAAATTTTGCAAATTTCAGGCAGATTTTGACCGCTTGTTATTCCACTATCATTTGAATAGCAGGGAGGGTTTATTATTCAGACCTTCTTAATTCATCTAAAATCCGCTCAATATGCTTGCCTTTAAATTGCGTTTTAAATTCAACTTTAATGCCTGTATCTGCACTTAATTTATCAAATAAAATTTGTGCATATTTGATTTTTTCTTTTTCATCGGTGCGTAAATCAAATTCATAAGCATCTTTGGTTTCTACCACGAGATTTAAAGTTTGTGTGCCATCTTTATGGTGCAACACATAAGCAAAATCAGGCGAATATATTCCGCCCCCTGCCACAGGAATGGCAATGGTATTTTTGGGTATTTTGGTAAAGACGGTAACATAATCCAAATTAAGCAGGATATTTTCTTTTTCAAGAGGCGAATCATAAAACAGCGTTTCAAACAAATAATTATCCGCCACCATATCCGTTTCGCCTACACGCCCAATATCCGATGATGAAATACTATCTTTAACATTTCCTTTATCATCGGTAAATGCCGTTGGGTGAACTTGGCTATTAACTTCGGTATAGCCAATGGTTTGGGTTGCCAAAAAATGTTGCAATAACCATTTTCTAAACAAAGTATGAATATGTCTAATATTATAGCGAGTTTGATGTGTGTTATCCGTCCAATTTAATTCCGCTAACACTTGATGTAAACTTTTTAGGCTCACATTCAAGCTCATCGCCAATTCATTGGCAAATTCGCCATAGCTAAGTACATAGCCTGTATTTTCTATCAGCTTTTCTCGTCCGCCATATTTCACCTGAATATCATCAGACTGCACCTGCAATTCTTGTGCTTGCATTGTGGCATAGCTTGTGTCCAATTTACCTATGACATTGTTGGCAAAAAATTGTTTTAATAACCCATAAAAAGTGTGTTCATTGTCAATTTGATAATTTAACACCACTCGGCGGTTTAGAGTTTCCCACAGCGTTTTTAAAGCGTGATATTTATCTTTTCTAATCAATACGGTTTCTTTTTTACCGATACCTGTTTGAATTTTATTGTTCAACGAACTTTCAAATTCAAAGGCTTTGGGATAGGCAAGTTGTAATTTTTGCCAGCCGTTTTCCAATAAATTTAAATCGTCATCAATAATGCCATCATCTGCCAAATGGTTAATGATTTTGCGTTTGGTTTCATTGGGATAAGCGAGTAAAATTTTGGCAAGCAATTCATCTTCTAATTTTTTTGGAATAATCACTTTTTCGCCTGATTTTTCACGGATGTCCCGAATTAAATCTGACACAAAATCTTTTTCACTAAAATCCACAAAATAATTTAAATAAAACTGCTCGCTTTTTTCACGGTGCATAAATTCATTGACAGGCAAACGAAGTCCACGCCCCACTTCTTGAAGTTTACTGGTTTCAGAACCGCTTGACCGCAATTTACAAATGACAAACACATTAGGATTATCCCAACCCTCACGCAATGTCCATTTTGAAAAAATAAAACGGCGTGGATTATCCAAATCAAGGAGTTTTTCTTTTTCATATAAAATTTCATTGATTTGTTTTTCTATATGTTCGTCTTTATTATTGTTGTCATCGCTAAAATAACCGCCGTGCGTTTGACTAATATCTGCCAAAGTTTTTTGCAAATAGGCTTTATAAAATTCATTGCTTTCATTTGCCAATCTTTTTTCGGCTTCATTGATCACCATTGCCTCAAAACGAGATTTTAAGCTATCGGGCAATCCTTGTTCATCACGATAACCTGCAATATCATCAATAAAAATCAGCGAAAGCGGTTTAATGCGTGGCGTTCTGGTTAATAAGGTGCGTTCAATATCAAAATGACGAATCACCGCTTGATAGAGCATTTGTTCTTGCAAAGATTGATTAAACGAATAAGGCGAGATAATCTCCCCTTTTTGTAATGTCAGCCCATTAGAAAGCACCGCCATACTGCTATTAAATTCATTTAATAATAAATGCGACATTTCGCTATGAATAACGCCTAATGAACCATTTTTGCTAATTTCTAAGCGTTTTGGGGTCTTTTTATGACTGTGAGTAATTTCAAAAACCGCTTCACTTTTACTGTCGGTTTGTCCAATAAATTTGATGAGCATATCATCAACACCGTCAAATTCGGTAATAAAAGCACGCACTCCTTTTACCAAATTTTGTTCAAAAGCATCAAGTGAAGTTAGCGTATGAATCAGATTTTCAAAACCATCAAAAGTTGCCCCAAATCTTAAAATATATTGAGCATTCAGTTTTAAAACATTTTGCCAAGTTTTACCACTGGCTTTGACACGGTGCGGTTCATCAATAATCAAAAAAGGCTTAACCGCCGATAACGCATCAAACGATGAGCCGTGAGCCTCTTGGAATAAATCTTGGTCAATGGCAATGTTCATCGTCTCCGAATTTAACATACCCATATTAATCAATAAAATATGAATGGTTTTTTCATCGGTGGCATTGATAAAATTGATTAAATTTTCTGGAACTTGTTGCTTGTCTTTTTTATTGCCTTTTTTGGCATTTACTTCATAAAGCTCAATGCGTTTGCCAAAATCATCAAAAAAACGACTTCTGGCGGACGCACTTTCCAAAAAGTTTTTTGTGCCCGCTTTAATCGCAACCGTTGGCACAAGTACAATAAATTTATTAACCCCAAAAGATTGATTTAAAGAAAACATTGCCCTTGTGTAGGTATAAGTTTTGCCTGTACCCGTTTCCATCGCAATATCAAAAATATTGGATAAGGTATTGCCTGTTTTATTTAATGCTTTGGCAAAACTTGGGCGAGTTTGAATTTCTGCTAGATTGCGTTTTTTCTGCGATTCGTTTAATTCTAAAACAGGATTGCTTTTTAATCGTGTTTCAAAATTTTGAGCATAAGAAATCTTAGCGTATTCAAACATTTGCAAAATGTCTTCTACGGCGGATAATTGATGTGGTAGATCATTTTCAAAATTAAATCCAGCCATTTTTTACCCCTTATCTGCACGATTTCGTTGAATCAAATACAATTTATTGCCTTTTCTGGGTTTGTATTGACCTATCGCCTCACTTAATTCTCGCTTGGCTTTACTGTCAAAGTGCGGTTCTAAAATGACGATTTTATCAATATTAAATTCATCGATGGTATCGTCCAAACGGCGTAAAATCATCGCCAAATGCGAAGTATCAAAACCTGTATCAAGCAAATATAGCACCGTGTCATAACGATACGCCATATAACCGCCCAAATCCACCTGCTCTGGTGTCTGGTGCAAAGGCATACCGTCTTGTACACACCAAGTGGTAAGAATATTTTGGCAATCTGTATTGCTTAATTGCAGATTTTCTAATAACTGTAAGCCGTGTGCAGGGCTTTCTGCCAATGTGCCAAAATTATCAGGCACAGGGACAATGCGATATTCTTTATAGCCTAAATCGCCTGTAAAATCTGGATTTTCGGTTTTAATTTTTTCAATGCTTTTTTCAATACGGGCTTTGGTGATCTCAAAAATGGTATTAAACCCTGCTTTTTGGGCTTCGGATTTATCTTTGACAGGTTCGTCTAATTGCACACAAATAAATTTGCGATTGCCATTATCCTCGCTATTTAATTGCATTACGGAGTGGGCGGTTGTGCCTGAACCTGCAAAGAAATCCAAAACTAAGTCATTATTGTTTGTGCCAAGCTGAATAAAGTCCATCAGTAAATCCAAAGGTTTTGGGTTTGGAAATACTTTTTCATCAAATAACTGTTTTAATTGAGTTGTCCCATTGCCACTACTGTACTCTGGTTTATAAAAAATGGTTTTTGGTTTTTTGGAGGGCAAATCCCCCAATGCGGGTCTTTGTTTTTTATAAATGCCAATACTGCCATTCCTTGAAATGATAATATCGTTAATGCTATTTTTAAACTTCTCTTTACTCCAACGCCAAGACATTTCTTGATTGTTGGTAATTGGGTATAAAGTTATCAATTCACCCGCAAAATCTGTTGGTGGATTATTATCATCAGTAACAAAAATAGTATTATTATCATCAATAAAGATTGGGAAAAATAGATTAGGTCTTTTTTCTCTTGGGGCATTTGTGCCAGTTGCTTTTAGATTTGCCCCTTGCTTATAGAAACCTTGCTCATCTTCTTGCCAATCTTCTAAATCATCTTCATCAATACTTAATTGATTAAAAGTTGTGCTTGTTTTATCTTTGCAATAAACCAAGGTGTATTCGTGCGTACCTGCAAAAGCAAATTCATCGTTATTGCCTTTTAAATTCATAACGGTTGGCAAGCAAGCAACAAAATTCCCCTCCCCAAAAATTTCATCACAAAGTAATTTTAATTGGGCTTGTTCATTATCATCAATAGAAATAAAAATCACGCCATCGTCTTTTAATAACTCTCTGGCAAGTTTTAGGCGTGGGTACATAAAGGTGAGCCACGCACTATGACTGGACGCACGAGCATTGATAAATCCGTGAATATATTCGGCGACTTCCTCGCTTTCGCCTGTGATTTTTGCAATTTCGGCGGGCGTATATTTGCGGTCATCTTGATAAACAAAACCGTCCGAACCTGTATTATAAGGCGGGTCAATATATATCATTTTGATTTGTTTGCGGTAGGCTTCACGCAAATGCTTTAAAACAGCTAAATTATCGCCTTGAATTAGGATATTTTGACTGTCGGAATGTTTGGCGTTGTGGGCGTGATTGGCGGACAAAAGCGTACGGTTTTCGTCATATACAAGGGCTTTGGCATAGGATTTGCCTCGCCAGTCAAGGCGATAGGTCTCTTGGGAGAAAGAAATATCCGCTTGGGTTAAGGCGGTTTGAAACTCATTAAATTTGAAATTGCCGTCCGCATCAAATAGTGCCGGACTATGGGATTTAAGTAGGTCTAATAAAGATTGGCTCATTGTAATACCATATTTTTATAATTGAAATTATTTCAAGAATTATAACATTTTTATAGGAAGAAAAGAGCAGATAAAGGATTTATTTGCCAGCAATAATGATTTCATTTTTGCCATATTTTATTATGGACAGGAAAAGGGAATTGATAAGCGGTCAAAATCCCCCAAAATTTTGCAAATTTCCACCGCATTTTGACCGCTTGTGTTTTTCCTGATAGTTGAAAGTGCTATTATCATTCTAATTTTTCTGATTTCATTTAAGGTATAACAATGAGCGATATTAGAACCCTTGATTTAAACTTACTAAAAGCCTTTGTCGTATTGTTAGACGAATGTAATGTAAGTCGAGCGGCGAAGCGGCTTTCGGTTACGCAACCTGCAATGAGCGGAATTTTAAATCGGTTAAGAGAGAGTTTTAATGACCAATTATTCGTGCGAGTGCAGCACGGAATGCAGCCGACTGAGCGAGCATTGCAACTGGGGCAGACTGCTCGTAAAATTTTGCAAGAAATTAATACGATGTTGCAACCACCAAAGTTAGAACCGGAAAAACTGACGATGACACTCCGTATTGCCGCAATGGATTATGTGCAGCAAATTATTGCTCTGCCACTGATTTTACGCCTTCGTCGCCTTGCTCCGAATGTACGGGTGGCACTATTGCCTGTGCAAGGGCAGAATATCAAAACGCTGTTTGAGCAGAATAAAATTGATTTGGCATTGGTTAGTCAGCAGCATTTAAGTGCGGATATGCCAAGAACCGTGTTGTATGAAGAGCGTTATGTTTGTGCGATGAGCCATACGCACTCTTTAGTCAATAAAAAACTAACCTTAGAACAATTTTGTGAACTGCCGTTTGCAATGCTTTCTTATAACGGTGGTGAATTTAGCGGAGCAACAGATATTGCCTTACAAAAATTAGGTAAACAACGCAAAGTAATGGTTTCGGTAAATCATATTTCACTTTTACCACAACTGTTACAAGGTTCAGATTTAGTAGCTGTGCTGCCTGAACATTTAGCCAAAACCTTACCCAATGTGCATTTGCAAATGCCGCCTATTGAAGTTGAAGGCTTTACGATGATGATGGCGTGGCACGAACGGACTGAGCAAGATATTGTTCATCGTTGGCTAAGAGATATTTTGCAAAATGTCATCAAATAGAAATGAAATAGTGGTGATTGAATAAAAAAGCCGTTTATCTGTTGGGATAAACGGCTTTATCATTTTGAAAAATTAAAATTTCTCTACAAAATCAGCATAAGCATTAATGAAGTTTTGCATTGAGCCTTTTAACGCATCATTTGCAATTTCACCATCTTCTGCAAATACACCACCGAATAGGTTACCTACATTTAATGCAAATGGTAGAGTAGGCATATTCACGAATGCACCAGAAGTGATAGCACGGAGTTGATCTGCTACACGCACACCGCCGCCTGCACTTGCTCCCACAGTTACAATACCTGCCGGTTTGCCAAGCCATTTGCTTTCACCCATTGGGCGAGAAACCACATCAATAGCATTTTTCAACATTGCTGAAATGCCTGCATTGTGTTCAGGGGTTACGAATAAAACACCGTCTGCTTTTGCCACTGCTTCACGCACACGGGTGTATTGTGTAGGGCTGTTTTCGTCTAAATCACGGTCATAAAGTGGTAAGTCTGCAATTTCAACAATGTTTAATTGAATACTTGCCGGTGCCATTTTTTGTAAGTGGCTAACGGTTAATTTGCTAAATGAAGTTTTGCTGCCGCTGCCGATTAATACTGCGATTTGTTTTGCCATTGTATACATTCCTTAAAAGAGTAACTAAATTTTTGCTTATTTTATCCCTTTCTGTTTATAGAATAAAGCCTATATAGTGAAAGTTACTCTTTACTCATAATAAATAATCTTGCAAATTTTATGCTATTTTTAACCGCTTGTACGGGAAAATCATTATAATCTGTCCTCATTAATGTAGAGGTTCTTATGTCTGTTTTAAAGAAAATAAAATTTGTTTCAATATTAGCTGTAGTAACAACATTATCTGCCTGTAGCTTGGTGACTTATAAACCCGTTGAGACAATTAAACAAGTTAATCTTGATAGCGGATACCGCCAAAAGAGCGTATTAAAAGAAAGTGCTAAAGACGGCAACATTATTATTGTAATGTTTTCGGGCGGAGGCACTCGGGCTGCCACACTGGGTTATGGCGTATTGGAGGAATTGCAAAAAGCAAAAATGAGAGGCACAGAGAAGGGGAATACGTTATTAGATAATATTGATATGACCTTTGGTGTGTCGGGCGGTTCGGTGTTAGCCACTTATTTTGCCTTGGAGGGAAAAGCGATTATCCCTAAATTTGCGAATAACTTTTTAAAATCGAATTTCCAAAAAGATATTCTTACAGAAGTGTTTTCGGTCTCTAATTTGCCTCGCTTAAGCTCACCGCAATTTGGACGAGGGGATTTACTGCAAGAACGCTTTAATTTAGCTCTTTACAAAGGAAAAAAATTTGGCGATTTAGTGAGAAACCGCAAAGGACCGTTTGCAGTAATCAGTGCAACAGATATGAATATCGGGCAACAGCTTACGTTCACTCAAGAAACCTTTGATGGGCTTTGCCTTAATCTAAATGATTTGGAAATTGCTCGAGCCGTGGCGGCTTCAAGTTCTGTGCCGTTGATTTTTGCTCCACTTACATTGAATAACAATGGTGGAAATTGTCATTTCAGCTTGCCGAAAGCCTTTATTGAGCAAGAAAAAGAGGTTAATGGCTTAAAAACCAAACAGATTGAAGAAACGGAACATACACTGAGCTTTTATCAAGATAGCCAAGAACGCCCATTTATCCATTTAGTAGATGGCGGACTAACGGATAACTTAGGTTTGGCTGCGATATTGGATATTTCGGATTTAGTCGGCATTGAAGATATGTATAAACGTGCCGGAGAACTGGGTGTTAAGAATGTTATAGTCATTAACGTGAATGCCCAAAATGAAGTATCAAGTGAAATTGATAAATCCGCCAATGTACCCGGCTTGAAAGATGTGGTGAATACGATTGTCAATGTTCCTATTGATAGCACCACGCAAATTAACCTTCAACGCTATAGCCAATTTAGCGATAGTTGGAATAAATATGCCAACGAACAGCAAACTAAAATTGAGATGTTTTTTGTCAATTTAGGCTTAAAAGAACTGCCTGATGGGCAATTGAAAAAAGAGGTATTAAATATTCCTACTTCTTTTTATTTGCCGGAAAAAGATATTGATAAATTGCGTGAATCGGCTCGCATTTTATTGGAACAGTCAGACGTTTATAAAAAAGCAGTAAAGGCTTTGCAATAAAGCATATTGTTATTCTAAAAGGTAAGGGCGAATTTCAATTCGCCCTTATGATTACAATATTATTTTCACTTTCCAGTCAACATTTTCTTCGTTTAACCGATATTGCTCTTTCAAGCTCGGACCGCAGGAATTTGAACCGATGCCGCTCATTTTACAATCAACGCACAATATTGTTGAACCGCTCTCTTGTAAATCATAACTATGGTTTTTTGCCGTTAATTCCTCTTGTGTATAAGGCGAAAGGTTAAAGCTAAACGGCTGTTCAGAAATGATCGTGAGATCTTTTGCTTTCACATAATGCGTGCCAAAATGGCTGCCATTTTCCTGTGGTTTGAGGTAGTCTGTATGGTTTTCCGCTGCATTGGTTCGATAAGTGCCGAGCTTTGCTAAATGGTGTTTATCAATATAACTTTCTCGTTCGCCATAGCCAAAATATTCCACTTGATTATTGGTTTTATTCAGGAAGAAACGCAGCCCGAAACGTGGTAAAAACGGTAAATGGGTTGGGCGTTTGGCTTTGATTTTTATCGTTATTTCACCTGTCAGCGAAATATGATAAACCACTTCCAACGTTAAAATTCGGTTTTGAGCTGTTGCTACAATGCCGCATTTTGCCACAATGGTAACACCGTTATCATCTTGCGTAAGTTCGGTATGGTAAGCACGAGTGTAGCATTTATCGTAGCCTGCTTTTTGCCAAAACTCTCGGATTAAGCGATCGTTATCGGTTGGAGCTCGCCAGATGTTGAAATCAAGTGGCTGTTCAATAATCGGTACGCCGTTTTTCTCGATTGCAGTGAAAATGCCTTTGAGTTTGTTGAAGCAGTAGCGATATTCACCATTTACAATCTGCCATTCATTGGCAAAATTTTGGATAAAAATGACCGCTTGTGATCGTACAGGAAGCTCAGGTTTTACCATTTTTTCGGTGAAAGCGAGTTGATCAAAGCCCAAATGGTGATCTTTGGTAAGCAGCGATGTGCTTTCATTCACATAATAATCGAGGGTTAAAAGCTGCAATTTTTCGCTCGGAGTAGGCAATTCCAACGGCAAACAAGCGGTCTGATTTGGCTCACAATTTACCAAAAGTTGCCCTTGCTGCACGGTTTCGCCATTTTCACTAAAGCGATAATGCACAGTAAGGTAATCAGCAAGATTAGTAAAATCTAAATAGTTTTTCAGCCAAACTTTACCTTCTTTCAGCTCGGCACGTACAGGGCGGTTCACATTTTTCACTTCCAGCAAATTGCTGTGTGGAATGCGGTGTTGCGAAACCAAACCGTCCATACAGAAATTGCTGTCGTGCAGGGTTTCACCGAAGTCGCCGCCGTAGCCGTATTTATCAGAATTTGGTAGCAGAGGAGCGTGGTCACACCATTCCCATACAAAGCCGCCGCAAGAACCTGCATATTGTTGGAAAGTCTGCCAATAATCTTCCATATCGCCACAAGAGTTACCCATTGCGTGTGAGTATTCGCATAGAATAAACGGCTTGCAATTGTTCGGATCGGCAAAATATTCATCAAGCCGTTCGGTGCTTGGGTACATTTCGCTGTATAAATCTAAGTTAGAGA
The sequence above is a segment of the Mannheimia bovis genome. Coding sequences within it:
- a CDS encoding glycoside hydrolase family 2 TIM barrel-domain containing protein, translated to MSLPNYYQDPSVLNINRIPHHAYFIPFKKGQTPNQLEREKSHQFRLLNGKWDFNFYESLHDLPDDFLNIAFSHKIPVPSNWQTQGFDAHQYTNINYPIPFDPPYVPHDNPCGVYRCEIEFEPKADKRYLLNFEGVDSCLFVYLNGEFVGYGQISHSTNEFEITQHLKQGKNSLVVVVLKWCDGSYLEDQDKFRMSGIFRDVYILEREQNYLQDFFIQYQLSEDLSQAHLSVETQFANQPEEVHFQLFDPQGNLVLDQTSGDFSAEICNLTLWNAEEPKLYTLQLSYQTEIIEQKIGFRQIQVKNGVLLFNNKPIKFKGVNRHDSDPKTGYAISHEQALIDLRLMKEHNINAIRTAHYPNSPWFTELCDQLGFYVIAESDIESHGSSAVYIESPENSIFLNVPTPNRQEEIRQQAIDNFCYFARDPNFKNAILDRNIANVERDKNRTSVIIWSLGNESGFGENFEAAARWVKERDPSRLTHYEGSIYQHSAHQNDLSNLDLYSEMYPSTERLDEYFADPNNCKPFILCEYSHAMGNSCGDMEDYWQTFQQYAGSCGGFVWEWCDHAPLLPNSDKYGYGGDFGETLHDSNFCMDGLVSQHRIPHSNLLEVKNVNRPVRAELKEGKVWLKNYLDFTNLADYLTVHYRFSENGETVQQGQLLVNCEPNQTACLPLELPTPSEKLQLLTLDYYVNESTSLLTKDHHLGFDQLAFTEKMVKPELPVRSQAVIFIQNFANEWQIVNGEYRYCFNKLKGIFTAIEKNGVPIIEQPLDFNIWRAPTDNDRLIREFWQKAGYDKCYTRAYHTELTQDDNGVTIVAKCGIVATAQNRILTLEVVYHISLTGEITIKIKAKRPTHLPFLPRFGLRFFLNKTNNQVEYFGYGERESYIDKHHLAKLGTYRTNAAENHTDYLKPQENGSHFGTHYVKAKDLTIISEQPFSFNLSPYTQEELTAKNHSYDLQESGSTILCVDCKMSGIGSNSCGPSLKEQYRLNEENVDWKVKIIL